A window of the Wolbachia endosymbiont (group A) of Pogonocherus hispidulus genome harbors these coding sequences:
- a CDS encoding quinone oxidoreductase family protein yields MVRAIQIKKTGGPEVLEFVDKSIGEPKGEEVLVRHTTIGLNRYDLEHRKGTRKIKNLPSVLGVEAVGVIEKLGKKISDGFKVGDRVGYCTAPPGAYCEKRVIHQKYLIKIPDNISDEVAAAVLFKGMTAHYLVNQSYKIRSGAFVLVHGANGGLGQIICQWAKDKKGVVIGSVSSDEKMKIALQSGCTYAINYNDKDFVSKVMEITQNRGVGAVYDPIGYATSKLSFESLGRFGIYVSYGQISGNAPISFSLLSSRSLFATGTSIYHYKHDRFTLVLTTMEIFEMIRKKLLTVRINKKYKFDEIIQAHRDMENRKASGLNIIKIS; encoded by the coding sequence ATGGTTAGAGCTATACAAATAAAAAAAACTGGGGGACCAGAAGTATTAGAGTTTGTAGATAAGAGCATAGGTGAGCCAAAAGGCGAGGAAGTCTTAGTGCGTCACACAACTATCGGCTTAAATCGTTATGATTTAGAGCACAGAAAAGGTACGCGCAAAATTAAAAATTTACCATCAGTGCTTGGAGTGGAAGCAGTGGGAGTGATTGAAAAGCTTGGTAAAAAAATCAGTGATGGATTCAAAGTTGGAGACAGAGTTGGATATTGCACAGCTCCTCCAGGGGCATATTGTGAAAAGCGCGTTATACACCAAAAATATCTGATAAAAATTCCAGATAACATATCTGATGAAGTTGCTGCTGCAGTGCTGTTTAAAGGTATGACAGCTCACTATTTAGTTAATCAATCTTATAAAATTAGGTCTGGTGCTTTCGTGCTAGTTCATGGGGCTAATGGTGGTTTAGGACAAATAATATGCCAATGGGCAAAGGATAAAAAAGGTGTAGTGATAGGTTCTGTAAGCTCTGATGAAAAAATGAAGATAGCTTTACAAAGTGGCTGCACATACGCAATAAACTACAATGATAAAGACTTCGTTTCTAAAGTTATGGAGATTACGCAAAACAGAGGAGTAGGTGCAGTGTATGACCCTATAGGTTACGCTACAAGCAAGCTTTCTTTTGAATCTTTAGGCAGGTTCGGCATATACGTTTCCTATGGGCAGATATCAGGTAACGCTCCTATTAGTTTTTCTTTACTTAGTTCACGTTCGTTATTTGCAACTGGAACCTCAATATACCATTATAAGCATGATAGATTCACATTAGTGCTTACCACAATGGAAATCTTCGAGATGATAAGAAAAAAACTTTTAACTGTACGGATCAATAAAAAATATAAATTTGATGAAATAATTCAAGCTCATCGCGATATGGAAAATAGAAAAGCGAGTGGGTTAAATATTATTAAAATCTCTTAA
- a CDS encoding cytochrome c oxidase assembly protein: MFSFLRKGSKNSIVFFLISLVVLMLCLAYASVPLYSIFCKATGYGGTTRKVTNTTISAIDQKIRVHFNADIMSDLPWEFKSETNYVDVNIGEQSLAFYYAKNLSDQPSFGMAVYNVTPFKAGKYFNKVACFCFEEQMLLPKQKAAMPVSFYIDPEIMLDSNTKDLGEITLSYTFFKLK, from the coding sequence ATGTTTTCCTTTTTAAGGAAAGGCAGTAAGAATTCTATAGTTTTCTTTTTAATATCTTTAGTCGTGTTGATGTTATGTCTTGCATATGCATCGGTGCCTCTATATAGCATTTTTTGTAAAGCCACTGGATATGGTGGCACAACGAGAAAAGTGACTAACACGACAATAAGTGCAATTGACCAAAAAATCAGGGTCCACTTCAATGCTGATATAATGTCCGATCTACCTTGGGAGTTTAAATCAGAAACTAACTACGTTGACGTAAACATAGGAGAACAAAGTTTAGCTTTTTATTACGCAAAAAATCTATCTGATCAGCCTTCATTTGGTATGGCAGTGTATAATGTTACGCCTTTTAAAGCAGGTAAGTATTTTAATAAAGTTGCATGCTTTTGTTTTGAAGAACAAATGTTGCTACCAAAACAAAAAGCTGCTATGCCTGTATCTTTCTATATAGATCCTGAGATAATGCTTGATAGTAATACAAAAGATTTGGGCGAAATAACACTATCATACACGTTTTTTAAGCTTAAGTAA
- a CDS encoding Bax inhibitor-1/YccA family protein, with the protein MSYMRNEQDIRSQGAYYSAGLRSYLTKVYNYMALALGVTGLVAFLTVFSGLFQVIHSNPVLSLVVMLSPVALVFYMSYRIQHLSAQSTVTMFFLFSVLMGLSLSYVFIVYTAENIARAFFITSIMFGSMALYGNTTKRDLTSMGSFLIMGVLGIIIASIVNLFLGSSPLYFAISFISVIVFTLMTAYDAQRIKDVYYKYNDGSEVATTKLAILGATSLYFDFINIFLNLLRLLNLFNNRD; encoded by the coding sequence ATGTCTTACATGAGAAATGAACAGGATATTCGCTCTCAAGGCGCTTATTATAGTGCTGGGCTTAGAAGTTACCTAACTAAAGTATATAACTACATGGCTTTAGCTTTAGGCGTTACAGGGCTTGTTGCATTTCTAACGGTATTTTCTGGTCTTTTTCAGGTAATTCATTCTAATCCCGTCCTATCGCTTGTGGTAATGTTATCTCCGGTCGCGTTAGTGTTCTACATGTCTTATAGGATTCAACACCTAAGTGCTCAGTCTACAGTCACTATGTTTTTCTTATTTTCAGTCTTAATGGGGCTTTCCCTATCTTATGTTTTCATAGTTTATACTGCAGAAAATATAGCAAGGGCGTTTTTCATTACATCAATCATGTTTGGCTCTATGGCTTTATATGGTAATACCACAAAAAGAGATCTTACAAGTATGGGCTCTTTCTTGATTATGGGAGTCTTGGGGATAATTATAGCATCCATAGTAAATTTATTCCTTGGAAGTAGTCCTCTCTACTTTGCAATATCGTTCATATCAGTAATAGTATTTACCTTAATGACTGCGTATGATGCTCAAAGAATCAAGGACGTTTATTATAAATATAACGACGGATCAGAAGTCGCTACTACTAAATTGGCAATACTGGGTGCAACCAGTCTTTATTTTGACTTTATTAACATATTTCTCAATCTACTCAGGTTACTTAATTTATTTAATAATAGAGATTAG
- the rlmB gene encoding 23S rRNA (guanosine(2251)-2'-O)-methyltransferase RlmB, giving the protein MKSSKTNENFWLYGKHTCMSALKNKNRRCIELLVTENFYREHEKEIRQCANSKGIKVRLVENKILNDVLSKGANHQGIALNVAPILYNLSIEEVAESSNDSSTIVILDQVTDTHNIGSILRTSACFNVNALVLPHNHSPSENASIAKAASGALDIVPLIYVTNIVKTMQYLKKVGYWCYGFDCNAKENIDEIKSFEKKRVIIFGSEEKGMRRLVKENCDYLLKIPMSNVIDSLNVSNAAAIGLYSIYIKTNASA; this is encoded by the coding sequence ATGAAATCGTCAAAAACTAATGAGAATTTTTGGCTGTATGGAAAGCACACCTGCATGTCAGCACTGAAGAATAAAAATAGGCGGTGTATAGAACTGTTAGTAACAGAAAATTTCTATAGAGAACACGAAAAAGAAATTAGGCAATGTGCAAATAGTAAGGGCATTAAAGTTCGATTAGTAGAAAACAAAATACTTAATGACGTTTTATCTAAAGGTGCTAACCATCAAGGAATTGCTTTAAATGTTGCCCCTATTCTTTATAACTTAAGCATCGAAGAAGTAGCTGAAAGCTCAAACGACAGCTCTACTATAGTCATTTTAGATCAAGTCACTGACACGCACAATATTGGGTCAATTTTAAGAACTTCAGCTTGTTTTAATGTCAACGCATTGGTTTTACCACATAACCACTCACCGAGTGAAAATGCATCTATTGCAAAAGCAGCAAGTGGAGCATTGGATATTGTTCCGCTAATATACGTTACAAATATAGTAAAAACTATGCAGTATTTAAAAAAGGTCGGCTACTGGTGTTACGGGTTTGATTGCAATGCTAAAGAGAACATAGATGAAATAAAGAGCTTTGAGAAAAAAAGAGTAATTATTTTTGGTTCCGAAGAGAAAGGAATGCGAAGGTTAGTTAAAGAAAATTGTGATTATCTTTTAAAAATACCAATGTCAAACGTAATTGACAGCTTAAATGTTTCAAATGCAGCAGCAATAGGCCTATATTCTATTTATATTAAAACAAATGCCAGCGCATAG
- a CDS encoding Smr/MutS family protein: MSDDELDWQKNVKPIECGKVTLKVDHKVNIKSMVDKGTSDLQRNFLNTNNGNSSFCLDQNTKSKVDRGKYFISDKLDLHGYSIEDAYCKLIDFIIKNYRAGNRCLLVITGYGSATNKTDTIKNNLNKWLNDTKIQHMVLYYQQATKKHGGKGAFYVLLRRNKNLES, from the coding sequence ATGTCGGACGATGAGTTGGATTGGCAAAAAAATGTTAAGCCAATAGAATGTGGAAAAGTTACTTTGAAAGTTGATCATAAAGTAAATATAAAGTCTATGGTTGATAAAGGTACCTCTGACTTACAAAGGAATTTTCTTAATACCAATAATGGTAACTCATCATTTTGTCTTGACCAAAACACAAAATCAAAAGTTGATAGGGGTAAATATTTTATAAGCGATAAGCTCGATTTGCACGGCTATAGTATAGAGGATGCTTACTGTAAATTGATAGATTTTATTATCAAAAATTATCGAGCAGGAAATAGATGTTTATTGGTAATTACGGGATACGGCAGTGCAACAAATAAAACAGACACTATAAAGAATAACTTAAATAAGTGGTTAAATGATACTAAAATCCAGCATATGGTTCTATACTACCAGCAAGCTACGAAAAAACATGGTGGTAAAGGGGCTTTTTATGTTTTATTAAGAAGGAATAAAAACCTTGAGTCCTGA
- a CDS encoding thiamine diphosphokinase, with amino-acid sequence MQNLHHDHVLHCSTQQQYRSIVVLNGEIPSSSFFKRDIPIIAVDGGANKLLSIGVKPDLVVGDLDSVNPDLRANLNTIYLPDQDYCDFSKAMAHLKTVKLLPSIVTGITGGAIDHILQNINVFLSTGSIFYTPSPPMVGYTLQKGTTHFFSLSKNTKISLLGIPKAQISTKGLKWELRLSNLAFPGKNSCFNRSLGNKVSIEVHSGICLAMVYLEAVDDAARHHVRQVKK; translated from the coding sequence ATGCAAAACCTGCACCATGATCATGTGCTGCACTGCAGTACACAACAACAATACCGTTCTATTGTAGTGCTAAATGGAGAAATACCGAGCTCATCGTTTTTTAAACGAGATATACCTATTATTGCTGTAGATGGAGGAGCAAACAAGCTTCTATCAATTGGCGTAAAACCTGATCTTGTAGTAGGAGATTTGGATAGTGTAAATCCGGATTTACGTGCTAATTTGAATACGATATATCTACCTGATCAAGATTATTGCGACTTTTCTAAAGCAATGGCTCACTTAAAAACAGTAAAGTTATTGCCATCAATAGTAACGGGTATTACTGGAGGAGCAATTGATCATATACTACAAAATATTAACGTTTTTCTAAGTACAGGTAGTATCTTTTACACACCTTCACCTCCCATGGTAGGTTATACCTTACAAAAAGGTACTACCCATTTTTTTTCTTTATCAAAAAATACTAAAATATCTTTGCTTGGTATACCCAAAGCTCAAATATCAACCAAAGGATTAAAATGGGAACTGCGTCTTAGCAACCTTGCTTTTCCGGGAAAGAATTCTTGCTTTAATCGAAGTTTAGGCAATAAGGTATCCATAGAAGTACACAGTGGTATATGTTTGGCGATGGTTTATTTAGAAGCAGTAGATGATGCTGCGAGACATCATGTGCGTCAAGTTAAGAAGTAA
- a CDS encoding SemiSWEET family sugar transporter: MYINIEECFGFIALIASLIGLSPQVYKAYITKVTRDVSMLMLVNYLICSLSWIGYGLYQSSIFVVLSNIAGLVISIMSIIQKCYYDAKPAP; encoded by the coding sequence ATGTATATAAATATTGAAGAATGCTTCGGCTTCATTGCGTTAATTGCATCTCTAATTGGATTATCACCTCAAGTATATAAAGCATATATCACTAAAGTTACTCGTGATGTATCGATGCTAATGTTAGTAAACTATCTTATTTGTTCATTGTCTTGGATTGGCTATGGTCTTTACCAGAGCTCAATTTTTGTGGTGCTTAGCAATATTGCTGGATTAGTGATTAGCATAATGTCAATTATTCAAAAATGTTACTACGATGCAAAACCTGCACCATGA
- a CDS encoding SPFH domain-containing protein, which yields MDKNTINDRNLSQLRFFPVLIALGLILSLLFLAYDSTIALGVAAVSILTFLQGFFINDPNEARVIEFFGHYIGTYFKSGICVTLPFSSKYIVSLKFQNINTEKIKVNDANGSPIEISAVIVWRVNSPAKAYYNVNNYHEFVFVQSDSVIRELASNYPYDSESDEESLRKNSDKISDELRSMLQQRLDIAGIEITEARISHLAYSSEIAQAMLRRQQAHAITSARRHIVQNAIGIVEEVIAHFEKNKSLQLDGKQKVQLINNLLVALISEQDAQPTISLDNN from the coding sequence ATGGATAAGAATACGATAAACGATAGAAATTTAAGTCAACTCCGGTTTTTTCCTGTACTAATAGCGCTAGGATTAATTTTATCGCTGCTTTTTTTGGCATATGACAGCACAATTGCGCTTGGAGTTGCTGCTGTTTCAATTTTGACTTTTCTTCAAGGATTTTTTATTAATGACCCTAATGAAGCAAGAGTGATAGAGTTTTTTGGTCATTATATTGGAACTTATTTTAAGTCTGGAATATGTGTAACGCTTCCCTTTTCAAGCAAATATATAGTTTCCCTAAAATTTCAAAATATCAACACAGAAAAAATAAAAGTGAATGATGCAAATGGAAGTCCAATAGAGATTTCTGCAGTAATTGTTTGGAGAGTAAACAGCCCTGCAAAGGCGTATTATAATGTTAACAACTATCACGAATTTGTTTTTGTACAAAGTGACTCAGTAATAAGAGAATTAGCAAGCAATTATCCGTATGATAGCGAAAGCGATGAGGAATCTTTACGTAAAAATTCTGATAAAATTTCAGATGAATTGCGGTCAATGTTACAACAAAGATTAGATATTGCAGGAATTGAGATTACAGAAGCAAGAATATCGCATTTGGCGTATTCGTCCGAGATTGCACAAGCAATGTTAAGGCGTCAACAAGCACATGCTATCACTTCGGCAAGAAGGCATATAGTGCAAAATGCAATAGGAATTGTCGAGGAAGTAATAGCTCATTTTGAAAAAAACAAAAGCTTACAATTAGATGGCAAGCAAAAGGTTCAATTGATAAATAATTTGTTGGTTGCCCTAATCTCTGAGCAAGATGCACAACCGACGATTAGTTTGGATAATAATTAG
- a CDS encoding peptidoglycan DD-metalloendopeptidase family protein: MRLVIFVLLCILPAYATETSTDLAVLFQCVGCHPSAQTLGSRKIQAHYAALSVKELDSSVKHWNDTTRKLQCSYSCVPRHWDPENSITNGHTNWIPASSAGMTGEDFEVTESNHDRRLLFMSSTIKSSFFATGIEQGLAPNTVVKLINIYKDFGVDFKKDIVPKSKLEVLFERSLSNQKTEEKILYASLTINKKAISLYHYKLQDGKERYFNKEGISLKNGEIFANPLNGDYRISSKFGNRKHPVRGKIAFHKGVDYAAKLGTPIYAAAEGVVEYIGKNGGYGNYIKIKHKNEYSTCYAHISRFSGDIKLGSKVKQGQVIAYVGSTGVATGPHLHYEVIYNGKHIDPLTIAHKTEVKLPDHELREFKLFVNKINKTINREGSSEKEV; this comes from the coding sequence ATGAGGCTGGTAATATTTGTATTGCTTTGTATTTTACCAGCATATGCTACTGAAACATCAACAGATCTTGCAGTGCTGTTCCAGTGTGTAGGGTGTCATCCCAGTGCCCAGACACTGGGATCCAGAAAAATTCAAGCACACTATGCAGCATTGTCAGTCAAAGAGCTGGATTCCAGTGTCAAGCACTGGAATGACACCACCCGCAAATTGCAATGTTCGTACAGTTGTGTGCCTAGACACTGGGATCCAGAAAATTCAATTACAAATGGACACACCAACTGGATTCCAGCGTCAAGCGCTGGAATGACAGGAGAGGATTTTGAGGTGACAGAAAGTAACCATGATAGAAGATTATTATTCATGTCCAGTACCATAAAATCTTCCTTTTTTGCCACGGGAATTGAGCAAGGGTTGGCGCCAAATACAGTGGTAAAATTGATCAACATATATAAAGATTTTGGTGTTGATTTTAAAAAAGACATTGTGCCGAAGAGTAAATTGGAGGTTCTTTTTGAGAGATCGCTCAGTAATCAGAAGACTGAAGAAAAGATTTTATATGCTTCACTGACAATAAACAAGAAAGCTATTAGTTTATATCATTATAAATTGCAAGACGGCAAAGAAAGGTATTTTAATAAAGAAGGAATAAGCTTAAAAAATGGCGAAATTTTTGCAAATCCTTTAAATGGAGATTATCGCATATCCTCAAAATTTGGCAATAGAAAGCATCCTGTTCGCGGTAAAATTGCTTTTCACAAAGGAGTGGATTATGCAGCTAAGCTTGGCACTCCCATATACGCTGCTGCAGAGGGTGTGGTAGAATATATAGGAAAGAATGGTGGCTATGGAAATTACATCAAAATAAAACACAAAAATGAATATTCAACCTGTTATGCGCATATAAGTAGATTTAGTGGCGATATAAAGTTAGGCTCTAAAGTAAAGCAGGGGCAGGTCATCGCCTATGTTGGTAGCACTGGTGTTGCAACAGGACCCCATTTACATTACGAAGTTATATATAACGGCAAACACATCGATCCGCTTACGATAGCGCATAAAACTGAAGTAAAATTGCCTGATCATGAATTAAGAGAGTTTAAACTATTTGTAAATAAGATAAATAAAACGATCAACAGAGAGGGTTCAAGTGAAAAAGAAGTTTAA
- a CDS encoding YebC/PmpR family DNA-binding transcriptional regulator yields the protein MAGHSQFSNIKHRKGAQDAKRSQKFTKLIREITVAAKQGLPDPELNPRLRSAIFAARKENLPKDKIETAIKNATGNVAGENYEEIQYEGHGPSGTALIVHALTNNRNRTASEVRYIFSRKDGNLGETGSVSYLFDHVGLIVYKAEGVNFDDLFNYGIELEVLNVEENDKEGLHVITCEIKDFGKVRDAFYAKFGEPELARLSWQPKDLVEISDKELIDKLSTLVEELEDNDDVQYVEGNFTFVDKL from the coding sequence ATGGCTGGTCATTCACAATTTTCAAATATAAAACACCGAAAAGGTGCTCAGGATGCAAAGCGCTCTCAAAAATTTACGAAGCTCATTAGAGAAATAACAGTTGCTGCAAAGCAAGGGCTACCCGATCCCGAACTCAACCCGCGCCTTCGCTCTGCTATATTTGCTGCGCGCAAGGAAAATCTACCAAAAGATAAAATAGAAACAGCAATAAAAAATGCAACTGGTAACGTTGCTGGAGAAAATTATGAGGAAATCCAATATGAAGGTCATGGGCCTTCTGGCACTGCACTCATTGTCCATGCCTTGACTAATAACCGCAACCGTACTGCTTCTGAGGTACGTTATATATTTTCTCGCAAGGATGGAAACTTGGGAGAAACAGGAAGTGTTAGTTACCTTTTCGATCATGTAGGCTTAATCGTCTATAAAGCAGAGGGTGTGAATTTTGATGATTTATTTAATTATGGGATCGAGTTAGAAGTATTGAATGTTGAGGAAAATGACAAAGAAGGATTACACGTTATAACTTGTGAAATAAAAGATTTTGGTAAAGTACGCGATGCCTTTTATGCAAAATTCGGAGAACCAGAACTTGCTCGTCTTTCGTGGCAACCAAAGGATCTAGTTGAAATTAGCGATAAAGAGTTGATCGATAAATTATCCACATTGGTTGAAGAATTAGAAGATAATGATGATGTACAGTATGTGGAAGGTAATTTTACTTTTGTTGATAAGCTATGA
- a CDS encoding outer membrane protein assembly factor BamD has product MYKTLITCFIFLVCSFVQSHANDLEKTETELYEEAVELFDQKKYKQAIRAFQKIEDLYPFSYWARKAKLLSGVSHYNMGNYSSAASDMDDYIYVYPNGEDLPYVYYLRVLFYYMQINKVQLGQQIAYKTLELATEYINLFPDSEYIDEIKEKAKLITEHISIKEYSIGKFYLRRGEYLAAIKRFQNIASYKDSKYFSKSINYLIAAHSAIGLDLEAEQYESMLLAENLQDAKPEA; this is encoded by the coding sequence ATGTATAAGACTTTAATCACGTGCTTTATTTTTCTGGTTTGTTCCTTTGTGCAGTCACATGCGAATGATCTTGAAAAAACTGAAACTGAACTATATGAAGAAGCAGTTGAACTTTTTGACCAGAAAAAATATAAACAAGCTATTAGGGCATTTCAAAAGATAGAGGATTTGTACCCTTTCTCTTATTGGGCAAGGAAAGCAAAATTATTATCTGGTGTGTCTCATTATAATATGGGTAACTATAGCAGTGCTGCAAGTGATATGGATGATTATATATATGTTTATCCAAATGGTGAAGATTTACCATATGTATACTACTTAAGAGTATTATTTTATTACATGCAAATTAATAAAGTGCAGCTTGGACAGCAAATTGCATATAAAACTTTAGAGCTGGCTACAGAGTACATTAACCTTTTCCCAGACAGCGAATATATAGATGAGATCAAGGAAAAAGCAAAATTAATCACAGAACATATATCAATAAAAGAGTATTCTATCGGTAAATTTTACCTGAGGCGTGGTGAATATTTAGCAGCAATTAAGCGTTTCCAGAATATAGCAAGCTATAAGGATTCTAAATATTTTTCTAAGTCTATTAACTATTTAATAGCAGCCCATTCAGCTATTGGCCTTGACTTAGAAGCTGAACAGTATGAGAGTATGTTATTAGCAGAAAACCTGCAAGATGCCAAGCCGGAGGCTTGA
- the pgsA gene encoding CDP-diacylglycerol--glycerol-3-phosphate 3-phosphatidyltransferase yields MLKKNVPNLLTISRALAIPAIILSFYIENKYASLITISIFIFACITDFFDGYLARAWKVQSKFGKLFDPIADKLIVVSTIIMLIYKQKINDFTIVPSIIIICREILVSGLREFLIATNVSLPVSKAGKIKTFLQMVAVVALIMNDYDMIQYIGVICLWVAAIITMWSGYNYILAGIKQVD; encoded by the coding sequence ATGCTTAAGAAAAACGTGCCTAATTTGCTTACAATTTCTCGTGCGCTTGCAATACCAGCAATAATATTAAGTTTTTATATAGAAAATAAATATGCAAGCCTGATAACAATATCAATCTTTATATTTGCATGCATTACAGATTTTTTTGATGGTTACCTGGCGCGTGCGTGGAAAGTCCAATCAAAGTTTGGCAAGCTATTTGATCCAATTGCTGATAAATTAATAGTGGTTTCAACGATAATTATGCTAATTTATAAGCAAAAGATAAATGATTTTACAATAGTACCGTCGATTATCATCATCTGTCGGGAGATATTAGTCTCGGGTTTGCGGGAGTTTTTGATAGCTACAAATGTTAGTCTACCTGTAAGCAAAGCTGGAAAAATTAAAACGTTTCTACAGATGGTTGCTGTAGTAGCGCTAATAATGAACGATTATGATATGATTCAATATATAGGTGTGATTTGTTTATGGGTTGCAGCTATTATAACTATGTGGTCAGGCTATAATTATATCCTAGCCGGCATCAAACAGGTTGACTGA
- a CDS encoding malic enzyme-like NAD(P)-binding protein — translation MNDDLDSTTKQEALKYHSRGGNPGKISIMPTKPLSTQYDLSLAYSPGVAAPCLEIAKNPEVVYDYTAKSNCVAVISNGTAVLGLGNIGPLAAKPVMEGKAVLFKRFADIDAVDIEVGTENIEDFINAVRYLGPSWGGINLEDIRSPDCFIIEKRLNELMDIPVFHDDQHGTAVVVAAGIENALDIVEKKLEGVKIIMNGAGAAGIACLEILSSMGAKNIVLCDKQGVIYKGRNEDMNEWKEKYAIDTSERSLLDTIKGADVFIGLSAKDVLNEEMLKSMGKDPIIFALANPDPEVRPEFAKSVRPDAIIATGRSDYNNQVNNVMGFPYIFRGALDVHATTINDEMKIAAADAIAKLAREPVPGEISAAYGGRKMSYGREYIIPTPFDPRLISIVSPAVAKAAVDSGVARKAIQDWSKYENQLKSRLASALNTLNLLSSQY, via the coding sequence ATGAACGATGATTTAGATAGTACCACAAAACAAGAAGCACTTAAGTATCACAGTAGAGGTGGTAACCCTGGTAAAATTTCAATCATGCCAACAAAACCTTTATCTACCCAGTATGATTTGTCACTTGCTTATTCCCCTGGCGTTGCAGCTCCGTGCCTTGAAATAGCTAAAAATCCTGAGGTTGTTTATGATTATACGGCAAAAAGCAACTGTGTTGCTGTCATTTCAAATGGCACTGCAGTGCTTGGACTTGGTAATATCGGTCCTCTTGCTGCAAAACCTGTCATGGAAGGCAAAGCTGTTTTATTTAAGCGTTTTGCTGATATTGATGCAGTTGATATAGAAGTTGGTACAGAAAATATAGAAGATTTCATCAATGCAGTAAGGTACCTTGGGCCAAGTTGGGGGGGGATAAATTTAGAAGATATAAGATCTCCCGATTGTTTTATAATAGAGAAACGTCTGAATGAACTGATGGATATTCCAGTATTCCATGATGACCAGCATGGAACTGCGGTGGTTGTTGCAGCTGGCATAGAAAATGCTCTTGATATTGTTGAAAAGAAATTAGAGGGCGTTAAGATCATTATGAATGGTGCTGGAGCAGCCGGTATTGCATGTTTAGAAATACTAAGCTCCATGGGCGCTAAAAATATAGTGCTATGTGATAAGCAAGGAGTAATATACAAAGGTAGAAACGAAGACATGAATGAGTGGAAGGAAAAATATGCAATTGATACTTCCGAACGTTCTCTACTTGATACAATAAAAGGCGCTGACGTATTCATCGGACTATCTGCAAAAGATGTGTTAAATGAAGAGATGTTAAAGAGTATGGGCAAAGACCCGATTATTTTCGCTCTCGCCAACCCCGATCCAGAAGTAAGGCCTGAGTTTGCAAAATCTGTGAGGCCAGATGCAATAATCGCAACTGGTAGGTCAGATTACAACAACCAAGTTAATAATGTCATGGGTTTTCCTTATATATTTAGAGGGGCGCTTGATGTACATGCAACAACAATAAATGATGAAATGAAAATTGCAGCTGCAGATGCAATAGCAAAGCTTGCCCGTGAGCCAGTACCAGGTGAGATATCTGCAGCCTATGGTGGTCGTAAAATGAGCTATGGACGTGAATATATAATACCTACTCCATTTGACCCAAGATTAATTTCTATAGTATCTCCTGCTGTTGCAAAAGCCGCAGTTGATTCAGGTGTTGCAAGAAAGGCAATACAAGATTGGAGTAAATATGAAAATCAATTAAAATCTCGCCTTGCTAGTGCACTTAACACGCTGAATCTACTGTCTTCACAATATTAG
- a CDS encoding BolA/IbaG family iron-sulfur metabolism protein, translating into MTIAIHELERIIKQSFPDADIKVHDLAGDDDHYHLKITSKRFLGKTKIEQHKMVYKALEGQSIHALQLETNT; encoded by the coding sequence ATGACTATTGCAATTCACGAATTAGAAAGGATCATCAAACAATCGTTCCCCGACGCTGATATAAAGGTTCATGACCTTGCTGGAGATGATGATCATTATCATTTAAAAATAACCTCCAAGCGCTTTCTTGGAAAGACAAAAATAGAACAGCATAAAATGGTATATAAAGCTCTGGAAGGTCAGTCTATACACGCCTTGCAACTGGAAACTAATACTTAA